The proteins below come from a single Dinghuibacter silviterrae genomic window:
- a CDS encoding YXWGXW repeat-containing protein, producing the protein MKRLFLVLFALSPFLNTAFAQIRISISILPPEPFIVRPAPPSPNHVWIEGEWVPQGNTYVRQPGYWTVPEKDHIWVKGEWIHNPDGSSYWQPGYWKPIPHMGVPQWIPEPMYLRPPRPNNHTIWVNGEWIWEGNHYMYQTGYWTVPDPNKIFIKGHWAQWPNGEWYWVSGYWKRLPDECFVSACPPEPQMSQPPQPTPNHVWIGGEWSWRNGNYVYQPGYWIQRDPHKVWVRGYWHQRQDGGWFWVDGYWEWV; encoded by the coding sequence ATGAAAAGACTCTTTCTCGTCCTTTTTGCATTATCTCCCTTCCTCAACACCGCTTTTGCACAAATCCGCATTTCGATTTCCATCCTCCCCCCCGAACCCTTTATCGTCCGGCCTGCCCCACCCAGCCCCAACCACGTCTGGATCGAAGGGGAATGGGTTCCCCAGGGGAATACCTACGTTCGCCAACCCGGCTACTGGACCGTTCCAGAAAAAGACCATATCTGGGTAAAAGGGGAGTGGATCCACAACCCCGACGGCAGCTCCTACTGGCAGCCCGGTTACTGGAAACCGATCCCCCACATGGGCGTACCCCAATGGATCCCCGAACCCATGTACCTCCGTCCTCCGAGGCCCAACAACCACACCATCTGGGTCAACGGCGAATGGATCTGGGAAGGGAACCACTACATGTACCAAACCGGTTACTGGACCGTACCCGACCCCAATAAGATCTTTATCAAAGGCCACTGGGCCCAATGGCCCAACGGCGAATGGTACTGGGTCTCCGGTTACTGGAAGCGCCTCCCCGACGAATGCTTCGTCAGTGCCTGTCCCCCAGAACCCCAGATGAGCCAGCCTCCGCAGCCCACCCCCAACCACGTCTGGATTGGCGGCGAATGGTCCTGGAGAAACGGCAACTACGTCTATCAACCCGGCTACTGGATCCAGCGCGACCCCCACAAGGTCTGGGTCCGCGGTTACTGGCACCAACGCCAGGACGGCGGGTGGTTTTGGGTTGACGGGTATTGGGAGTGGGTGTAA
- a CDS encoding VOC family protein, with the protein MISKLTHSSIIVLDQTSAHDFYVNKLGFTPVVDVPMPQGGRWLTVSPPGQPDVELILSPVEQNANTPEKVALLTELVKTGTFGVAVFTCDDIYATYEEMKAKGVHFKKAPTKEFYGTEAIFKDDSGNWFSLAQLPKP; encoded by the coding sequence ATGATTTCCAAGTTGACGCACAGCAGCATCATCGTGCTCGACCAGACCAGCGCCCACGACTTCTACGTAAACAAACTCGGATTCACGCCCGTCGTAGACGTGCCCATGCCTCAGGGCGGCCGCTGGCTAACGGTATCGCCCCCCGGCCAACCCGACGTCGAGCTCATCCTGTCACCGGTCGAACAAAATGCCAACACCCCCGAAAAGGTCGCCCTGCTCACCGAATTGGTCAAGACCGGAACTTTTGGTGTGGCGGTGTTTACCTGCGACGACATCTACGCCACCTACGAGGAAATGAAGGCCAAGGGCGTCCACTTTAAAAAAGCCCCCACCAAGGAATTTTATGGCACCGAAGCCATCTTCAAGGACGATTCCGGCAACTGGTTTTCCCTCGCACAACTTCCCAAACCATGA
- a CDS encoding DUF1569 domain-containing protein, translating to MKTIYDPQTCAGVIARIEALEPGTTPLWGKMTAYQMVKHCRLWEEMSLGRTTYPRAFIGRIVGRLALARVLSDDRPLDRNTPTLPALIIREEGDIAQEKAAWIACLRSYGDKPGPGIVHPFFGRLTGEQVGAMAYKHADHHLRQFNY from the coding sequence ATGAAGACGATCTACGACCCCCAGACATGCGCCGGCGTGATCGCCCGGATCGAAGCCCTTGAACCGGGTACTACCCCGCTTTGGGGTAAAATGACGGCCTACCAGATGGTCAAACACTGCCGGCTTTGGGAAGAAATGTCGCTCGGCCGCACGACCTATCCCCGCGCTTTCATCGGCCGGATTGTCGGCCGTCTTGCCCTCGCCCGTGTCTTATCCGACGACCGGCCCCTGGACCGCAATACACCCACCCTTCCCGCGCTGATCATCCGGGAGGAAGGCGACATCGCCCAGGAAAAGGCGGCGTGGATCGCGTGTCTACGGTCTTATGGGGACAAACCGGGGCCGGGTATCGTGCATCCGTTTTTCGGACGGTTGACGGGGGAGCAGGTGGGGGCTATGGCGTATAAGCACGCGGATCATCATCTGAGGCAGTTCAATTATTGA
- a CDS encoding aldo/keto reductase — protein sequence MQHVVLNNGVEMPVLGFGVYQVKDLEECERSVYDAINVGYRLIDTAASYGNETAVGKAIRKSEVARKDLFITTKLWVQDTGYDATKRAFDRGMTRLQLDYLDLFLIHQPYGDVFGSWKAMEELYKDGRVRAIGVSNFYPDRLLDLILRNEVVPAVNQVETHPFHQQQEAQQLMTRYKVQMESWGPFAEGKNNIFQNELLRSIASRYSKTIAQVILRWLHQRGIVAIPKTVRIERMIENMDIFDFQLDPVDMEAIASLDTKASCFFDHRDPEIVAWMASRKLDT from the coding sequence ATGCAACACGTAGTACTAAACAACGGCGTCGAAATGCCCGTCCTGGGTTTTGGCGTCTACCAGGTCAAGGACCTGGAGGAGTGCGAGCGAAGCGTATACGACGCCATCAACGTCGGCTACCGCCTGATCGATACGGCGGCGTCCTATGGCAACGAAACCGCCGTGGGAAAGGCCATCCGGAAAAGCGAGGTGGCCAGAAAGGATCTTTTTATCACCACCAAACTGTGGGTGCAGGATACCGGGTACGACGCCACCAAAAGGGCCTTTGACCGGGGCATGACGCGGTTACAACTGGATTATCTTGACCTCTTCCTGATCCACCAACCCTACGGTGACGTCTTTGGTTCCTGGAAGGCGATGGAGGAGCTCTATAAAGACGGCCGGGTGCGCGCGATCGGCGTCAGCAATTTTTATCCCGACCGGCTGCTCGACCTTATCCTGCGCAACGAGGTCGTGCCCGCCGTCAACCAGGTCGAAACCCATCCCTTCCACCAGCAACAGGAGGCGCAGCAACTCATGACCCGGTATAAAGTCCAGATGGAATCCTGGGGCCCTTTTGCGGAGGGCAAAAACAACATTTTCCAAAACGAGCTGTTGCGCTCCATTGCTTCCCGTTACAGCAAGACCATTGCCCAGGTCATCCTGCGCTGGCTGCACCAGCGGGGGATCGTGGCTATCCCCAAAACGGTCCGCATAGAACGCATGATCGAGAACATGGACATCTTCGATTTTCAGCTGGACCCCGTGGATATGGAAGCCATTGCTTCCCTGGATACGAAGGCGAGTTGTTTTTTTGACCACCGGGATCCGGAGATCGTGGCGTGGATGGCGAGCAGGAAGTTGGATACATAA
- a CDS encoding Crp/Fnr family transcriptional regulator yields MTSPLQAFLEKNTRLTPDDILDISATFTPRTVRRNDFLEEEGKVCKHLYFVGTGCLRLYEIDKKGQDITGFFALEDSLITAFTSFITQKPSRDFLAAYEPAEIFVIGREAFFGLTARYEEFKKLYDRLIEFALIHSQMRIYNFLGMEGIDKLKWVMEHEPKLLTRISSRAVASYLGMTNSTLSKLKARL; encoded by the coding sequence ATGACGAGCCCGTTGCAGGCGTTTCTGGAAAAAAACACCCGGCTGACCCCGGACGACATTCTCGATATCAGCGCCACTTTTACCCCCCGCACCGTGCGCCGGAATGACTTCCTGGAAGAAGAAGGGAAAGTCTGCAAACACCTGTACTTCGTCGGTACCGGATGCCTCCGGTTGTACGAAATAGACAAAAAAGGACAGGACATCACCGGTTTTTTTGCACTGGAAGACAGCCTGATCACCGCCTTTACCAGCTTTATCACCCAAAAGCCGTCCCGCGATTTTTTAGCGGCCTACGAACCGGCGGAGATTTTTGTGATCGGCCGGGAGGCCTTTTTTGGTCTGACCGCCCGTTACGAGGAGTTTAAAAAACTATACGACCGGCTCATCGAATTCGCGCTGATCCACTCCCAGATGCGCATCTACAATTTCCTGGGCATGGAGGGCATCGACAAGCTCAAATGGGTGATGGAACACGAACCCAAGCTCCTGACCAGGATCTCCAGCCGGGCCGTCGCTTCCTACCTCGGCATGACCAATTCAACCCTCAGTAAACTAAAGGCCAGGCTTTAA
- a CDS encoding LLM class flavin-dependent oxidoreductase: MNRFPLSVLELAIVGQGGDAGTAIAGTAAVARHVESLGYTRIWMAEHHNMQHVASSATAVLIGHVAGQTQHIRVGSGGIMLPNHAPLVVAEQFGTLETLYPGRIDLGLGRAPGTDQVTAMALRRNNMSAAYHFAEDIRDLQTYFSADNADGRVHAFPGEGLTIPIWILGSSTDSAHLAAQMGLPYAFAAHFAPAQLWAAIDIYRREFKPSAQLQKPYMMACVNVMAADTDEEAEWLSSSLYRMFLGIITNERRPLQPPAALPDILKVPEVYNAVQAMTACTFTGNKESLGTKLSAFIKESRVDELMISSPIYDQEAKRKSFSILREAI, encoded by the coding sequence ATGAATCGATTTCCATTGTCCGTGCTGGAGCTGGCCATCGTTGGCCAGGGAGGAGACGCCGGGACAGCGATCGCAGGAACGGCAGCGGTCGCCCGGCACGTAGAGTCGCTGGGGTACACGCGCATCTGGATGGCGGAGCACCACAACATGCAACACGTCGCCAGCTCTGCCACCGCGGTGCTGATCGGCCACGTCGCCGGGCAAACGCAACATATCCGGGTGGGTTCAGGGGGCATCATGCTGCCCAACCACGCCCCGCTCGTGGTGGCCGAGCAGTTCGGCACCCTGGAAACCTTATACCCCGGGCGCATCGACCTGGGGCTCGGCCGGGCGCCCGGGACCGACCAGGTTACCGCGATGGCGCTCCGGCGCAACAATATGTCGGCGGCGTATCATTTTGCCGAGGACATCCGGGACCTGCAAACCTATTTTAGCGCCGACAATGCAGACGGCAGGGTACATGCGTTTCCCGGCGAAGGGTTGACCATCCCGATCTGGATACTGGGGTCCAGCACCGACAGCGCCCACCTGGCCGCACAGATGGGGCTGCCCTACGCTTTTGCGGCGCATTTCGCGCCGGCGCAGCTTTGGGCCGCCATCGACATCTACCGGCGGGAGTTCAAGCCGTCCGCACAACTGCAAAAGCCCTACATGATGGCCTGTGTCAACGTCATGGCCGCCGACACCGACGAGGAAGCCGAATGGCTGTCTTCCAGCCTGTACCGGATGTTCCTGGGGATCATCACCAACGAACGCCGGCCGTTGCAACCGCCCGCTGCCCTACCCGATATCCTCAAGGTCCCCGAAGTCTACAACGCCGTCCAGGCCATGACGGCCTGTACCTTTACGGGAAACAAGGAAAGCCTGGGGACAAAGCTGTCCGCTTTTATCAAGGAAAGCCGCGTCGACGAGCTCATGATCAGCAGCCCGATATATGACCAGGAGGCAAAACGGAAGTCTTTTTCTATCTTGCGGGAAGCTATATGA
- a CDS encoding cellulose binding domain-containing protein, protein MKLTLTICLLLLVMAPRGRAQTFVHPGGLHTQADLDRMKTEVAAGAHPWIDDWNVLITDPQAQNTYTAKPLANLGTSRQQTDLDAHAAYLNAIRWYISGDTSFAACAVRICNAWAATTNQVPTGDNIPGLSGIPIMDFALAAEVLRIYPGWDAAHFTAFKTMMTTYWYPVCHNFLVNHNGACIGNYWANWDICNLGAMIAMGVLCDDTAIYNEGVNYFYNGAGNGSIMNAVYTLYPGPLGQWQESGRDQEHAQLGVGMMGYACQVAWNQGLDLFSYASNRLMAGAEYVAETNLWNTVPFTFYNNCVNPRQDWVAANGRGRLDDRPIWELLYNHYVVLQGQSAAGVQSMAQLMRPEHGSTDHFGYGTLTFTQTGAASPYPPSPVAAAPTAVTATAQVSQVTISWTAPPGNTAQGYLVKRAKTSGGPYTTISTVNNNTSPFFTDGSVTNGTPYYYVVASINQSGTSANSSEVSATPAATSSTLPSGWVKQDIGTVSPAGSAGYASVSNNTFRVNGSGTGIGGTADGFTFACASATGNVTFTARLWAVGGTLSRTGIMFRESLASNARMVLMKLGDTGGREGGFAYRSGTGGSAITVGGNDYTVTPTWYKVQRSGNTFTGYESSDGATWFVVDSVSIAMADTFYVGLAACSGTTGVLDSSTFDNVVVTGGGATPAAPAALQGTAVSASRINLTWSSVGGASSYTVQRSLTSGGPYAAVASGLTDTTWSDTGLPDSTTYFYIVLASDVIGAGPATAEARVQTLPLALPTAPAGLTFASGNSRITLSWQPVDGATGYTIQRGTSAATLATVGATDTTFLADTGLVNGGTYVYTVSGVNRLGTGTATTPTAFTLPIKLSGALIGTPGSFGNVAKNTAAAAMDGNLATYFDAPQGSGDWVGIDLGLDTSATITRVSYVPRVNYPGRMLGGVFQGANLPDFSDAVPLYTVSVSPTQGVYNDEPVTDSIRYRYLRYVSPTNGYCNVAEIQFWGYKNIDTPTATPPAPAAPNVASATKGVALNWAPNRWSGAYQVQRATVVPGEDTVPGATTALGTTTALSFTDTTAVAGSTYSYTISGIDSFGVGAPSAPASLLVGVRLTGTLIGTPGSYGNVAANTAAAAMDGNLNTYFDAPIADSAWVGITLGADTGARVTQISFAPRSGFPQRMTGGIFQGANKSDFSDGVTLFTVDSLPTVGVYTIAQTGDTGIYHYLRYLAPDNGYGNVAEIQFWGLPKLNQVVTLDSLARMRPGDSATLIATASTGLPVTVTSSNPSIGFIANGFFHAVTPGTTVITATQSGNNVYNAASASQPLTVLPVNLQVLYRNASGDTTSNTITPFLQIVSADTAAYTYSTLTARYWFTPENYAGINTWIDYAAIGNSHIQAVYVPLAQPYTNAFGYVQYSFDTTSGLLAPGTTSGEIQSRIAGAAWPVMTETNDYSFSNSASYDTNSHITLYRNGVLVWGTEPAPVAPVVSLQPLYQNQNSSPNTNTISTYLQLQNLGNVPVSYSDVRVRYWFTEDGTVPLNYWIDYATIGVTGQFSPAGTYFELAPDTGTFYPLSNTGNIQYRIAKSDWSVFNETNDWSWQPAVPTFGVNNHITVYYKGQLVYGVEPDSSGAASYSAAYTPALQQTVVYPNPVTGRVFFVQTGGSDTKLNLYDEKGRLILTEKVEANETIRVDLPGPLAAGMYFLQLNDRAPVKLFIF, encoded by the coding sequence ATGAAATTGACGCTTACGATTTGCTTGCTGTTGCTGGTGATGGCTCCGCGGGGGAGGGCCCAAACGTTTGTACACCCGGGGGGGCTGCATACGCAGGCGGACCTGGACCGGATGAAGACCGAGGTGGCCGCGGGGGCGCATCCGTGGATCGACGACTGGAACGTACTGATCACGGATCCCCAGGCGCAAAATACGTATACGGCCAAGCCGCTGGCGAACCTGGGGACGAGCCGTCAACAGACGGACCTGGACGCGCACGCGGCTTACCTGAACGCCATTCGTTGGTACATATCGGGAGACACTTCTTTTGCGGCCTGCGCGGTGCGGATCTGTAACGCCTGGGCGGCGACCACGAACCAGGTGCCCACCGGAGACAACATACCGGGGCTGAGCGGGATACCCATCATGGACTTTGCGCTGGCGGCAGAGGTACTTAGGATCTATCCGGGATGGGACGCCGCGCATTTTACGGCGTTCAAAACGATGATGACGACCTATTGGTACCCCGTCTGTCACAACTTCCTGGTGAACCATAACGGGGCCTGTATCGGGAACTATTGGGCGAACTGGGACATCTGCAACCTGGGGGCAATGATCGCGATGGGGGTTCTTTGCGACGATACGGCGATTTATAACGAAGGGGTCAACTACTTTTATAACGGAGCGGGGAACGGGAGCATCATGAACGCGGTGTACACGCTGTATCCGGGGCCGTTGGGTCAGTGGCAGGAAAGCGGGCGGGACCAGGAGCACGCGCAACTGGGCGTGGGCATGATGGGCTATGCGTGCCAGGTGGCCTGGAACCAGGGGCTGGACCTGTTTTCCTATGCGTCGAACCGGCTGATGGCAGGGGCGGAGTATGTGGCGGAGACCAACCTTTGGAATACGGTTCCCTTTACTTTTTACAACAACTGTGTCAACCCGCGCCAGGACTGGGTGGCCGCCAACGGAAGGGGACGCCTGGATGACCGGCCGATCTGGGAGCTGCTCTACAACCACTATGTCGTCCTCCAGGGGCAAAGCGCGGCGGGTGTCCAGTCGATGGCGCAACTGATGCGGCCGGAACACGGAAGCACGGATCACTTTGGCTATGGCACCTTGACGTTTACCCAAACAGGTGCGGCGTCGCCCTACCCGCCCTCTCCCGTGGCAGCTGCGCCCACAGCAGTCACCGCCACGGCACAGGTGTCCCAGGTGACGATCAGTTGGACGGCCCCGCCGGGGAATACGGCACAGGGGTATTTGGTGAAGCGAGCCAAGACCAGCGGGGGGCCCTATACGACGATCTCCACGGTGAACAACAACACATCCCCCTTTTTTACGGACGGGAGCGTCACCAACGGAACGCCCTATTATTACGTGGTGGCGTCGATCAACCAGTCGGGGACGAGCGCCAATTCAAGCGAGGTAAGCGCCACACCTGCGGCAACATCCTCCACCCTGCCATCGGGGTGGGTCAAACAGGACATTGGAACGGTCAGCCCGGCGGGGAGTGCGGGGTATGCGTCGGTGAGCAACAATACCTTCCGCGTCAACGGCTCGGGGACCGGAATCGGCGGTACGGCCGACGGGTTTACGTTTGCCTGTGCAAGCGCGACGGGGAACGTCACGTTTACCGCCCGGCTGTGGGCCGTGGGCGGCACCCTGAGCAGGACGGGGATTATGTTCCGGGAAAGTCTGGCATCAAACGCCCGGATGGTCCTGATGAAGCTGGGCGACACGGGCGGACGGGAGGGCGGCTTCGCGTACCGGTCCGGCACCGGTGGCTCGGCGATCACCGTCGGGGGAAACGACTATACGGTCACGCCTACCTGGTATAAAGTGCAGCGGTCGGGGAACACCTTTACCGGGTATGAATCTTCCGACGGCGCCACCTGGTTTGTGGTGGACTCGGTGTCTATTGCCATGGCGGATACCTTTTACGTGGGGCTGGCGGCTTGCTCCGGCACCACGGGGGTGCTGGACAGCAGCACCTTTGACAATGTCGTTGTTACCGGCGGCGGCGCGACCCCGGCCGCACCGGCCGCGCTCCAGGGAACGGCCGTCAGTGCTTCCCGGATCAACCTGACCTGGTCTTCGGTCGGTGGCGCGTCGAGCTATACGGTACAACGCTCGCTTACCAGTGGCGGGCCCTACGCCGCGGTGGCATCCGGGTTGACCGATACGACCTGGTCTGATACCGGGCTACCCGACAGCACCACCTATTTTTACATCGTCCTTGCTTCCGACGTAATCGGCGCCGGTCCGGCCACCGCGGAGGCCCGGGTGCAAACACTTCCATTGGCGCTGCCCACTGCACCGGCGGGTCTCACGTTTGCTTCGGGGAATAGCCGGATCACCTTAAGCTGGCAGCCGGTGGACGGGGCGACCGGTTATACCATCCAGCGGGGCACCAGCGCCGCCACGCTGGCAACCGTCGGCGCTACGGATACGACTTTTTTAGCGGACACAGGTCTCGTCAACGGCGGAACCTATGTTTACACCGTTAGTGGTGTAAACCGTTTGGGCACGGGCACCGCCACCACCCCCACGGCCTTTACGCTTCCCATCAAATTATCCGGCGCCCTCATCGGCACCCCGGGCTCCTTTGGTAATGTGGCCAAAAACACGGCGGCCGCGGCCATGGACGGTAACCTCGCCACCTATTTCGACGCACCCCAGGGCAGCGGGGATTGGGTGGGCATCGACCTGGGTCTGGATACCAGCGCCACGATCACCCGGGTCAGCTACGTACCGCGCGTCAATTACCCTGGGCGCATGCTGGGTGGTGTTTTCCAGGGCGCCAACCTGCCGGACTTCAGCGATGCGGTCCCCTTGTATACGGTGAGCGTCTCCCCTACCCAGGGCGTGTACAACGACGAGCCGGTAACGGACAGTATCCGGTACCGTTACCTGCGCTATGTGTCTCCCACCAACGGGTACTGCAATGTCGCGGAGATCCAGTTTTGGGGGTACAAAAATATAGATACGCCCACCGCTACGCCTCCGGCACCGGCCGCCCCCAACGTCGCGTCCGCCACAAAGGGCGTCGCATTGAATTGGGCGCCGAATCGCTGGTCAGGCGCCTACCAGGTACAGCGGGCAACCGTCGTGCCCGGGGAAGATACCGTGCCCGGGGCAACCACTGCGCTCGGTACAACCACCGCGTTGAGCTTCACCGACACGACGGCCGTTGCCGGCTCAACGTATTCCTATACCATCAGCGGGATCGATTCCTTTGGCGTGGGCGCGCCCTCCGCGCCCGCCAGTCTTCTGGTGGGTGTCCGGTTGACCGGCACGTTGATCGGGACGCCGGGTTCTTATGGCAACGTGGCCGCGAACACCGCCGCGGCAGCCATGGACGGCAACCTGAATACCTACTTCGACGCCCCCATCGCGGACAGCGCCTGGGTAGGCATCACGCTCGGCGCGGATACCGGCGCCCGGGTGACGCAAATCAGTTTTGCGCCCCGCAGCGGGTTTCCCCAACGGATGACCGGGGGGATTTTCCAGGGGGCCAATAAGTCCGACTTTAGCGACGGGGTGACGCTCTTTACCGTGGACTCGTTGCCCACCGTCGGGGTGTACACCATTGCACAGACCGGGGATACCGGGATATACCACTACCTGCGGTACCTCGCGCCGGATAATGGGTATGGGAATGTGGCGGAAATACAGTTCTGGGGGTTGCCGAAGTTGAACCAGGTGGTAACGCTGGACAGTCTTGCGCGTATGCGCCCCGGGGACTCCGCCACATTGATCGCGACGGCCAGCACGGGTCTGCCGGTGACGGTTACGAGTTCGAACCCGTCGATCGGTTTTATCGCCAATGGCTTCTTCCACGCCGTTACCCCCGGTACCACTGTCATTACCGCCACCCAAAGCGGCAACAACGTCTACAACGCCGCTTCCGCCAGTCAGCCGCTGACCGTCCTCCCCGTCAACCTCCAGGTGCTTTACCGGAATGCTTCCGGGGACACGACCAGCAATACCATCACGCCGTTCCTGCAAATCGTCAGCGCTGATACGGCCGCATACACCTATAGCACCCTGACCGCCCGGTACTGGTTCACCCCGGAAAACTATGCCGGGATCAATACCTGGATCGACTACGCGGCCATAGGCAACAGCCACATACAGGCGGTCTATGTGCCCCTCGCGCAGCCGTACACCAACGCGTTCGGCTATGTACAGTACAGCTTTGATACCACGAGCGGGCTGCTGGCACCCGGTACCACTTCCGGGGAAATCCAGTCGAGGATTGCGGGCGCGGCCTGGCCGGTCATGACCGAGACCAACGACTACTCTTTCAGCAACAGCGCGTCGTATGATACAAACAGCCACATCACGCTGTACCGTAATGGCGTACTGGTGTGGGGTACGGAGCCTGCGCCCGTCGCCCCCGTCGTCTCCTTGCAGCCTTTGTATCAAAACCAGAATTCCAGTCCGAATACCAATACCATCAGCACCTACCTCCAGCTCCAGAACCTGGGGAACGTGCCTGTTTCCTATAGCGACGTGCGCGTGCGGTATTGGTTTACTGAGGACGGGACGGTGCCGCTCAATTATTGGATCGATTACGCGACCATAGGCGTTACCGGGCAGTTCTCGCCGGCCGGCACCTATTTCGAGCTTGCGCCCGATACCGGCACGTTCTATCCCCTCAGCAACACCGGCAACATTCAATACCGGATTGCGAAAAGCGACTGGAGCGTTTTCAACGAAACCAACGACTGGTCCTGGCAGCCGGCGGTACCAACATTTGGAGTCAACAACCACATCACGGTGTATTACAAGGGACAACTGGTCTATGGCGTGGAACCGGATAGCAGCGGGGCCGCTTCTTACAGTGCCGCCTATACGCCAGCGCTACAGCAGACGGTCGTCTATCCCAATCCCGTGACGGGGCGCGTGTTCTTTGTCCAAACCGGAGGTTCGGATACAAAGCTGAACCTGTATGACGAAAAGGGACGTTTGATCCTGACGGAAAAAGTCGAGGCAAACGAAACGATCCGGGTCGACCTACCCGGCCCGCTGGCCGCAGGCATGTACTTCCTGCAACTGAATGACCGGGCACCGGTCAAACTGTTTATCTTTTAA
- a CDS encoding YdhR family protein — translation MSKIFLYGEFQTSVPSFTKELWGRVNEQLRDAKGLVNKTWLYGLKTNTVGGIYEFDSEENARDFATGLYAEQAKHVGASLTVKLFDGEAVREASKAMRSPYF, via the coding sequence ATGAGCAAGATTTTCCTGTACGGAGAGTTTCAGACCTCCGTCCCGTCGTTCACCAAAGAGCTCTGGGGGCGCGTAAACGAACAACTCAGAGACGCCAAAGGCCTCGTCAACAAGACCTGGTTATACGGCCTGAAAACAAACACCGTCGGTGGCATCTACGAGTTCGACTCCGAAGAAAACGCCCGTGACTTCGCCACCGGTCTTTACGCCGAACAAGCCAAACACGTCGGGGCAAGCCTGACCGTCAAGCTGTTTGACGGAGAAGCCGTCAGGGAGGCCAGCAAGGCCATGCGGTCTCCGTACTTTTAA
- a CDS encoding helix-turn-helix domain-containing protein → MSDYPKMYLYRRLVQAKLFIDSHYAEAIDLDLIADEASFSKFHFIKLFKSTYRRTPHQYLTFIRIQKAKALLDAGGPVTEVCYAVGFESLGSFSLLFKRVTGHTPSAYLAQQQVLKAEKAAAPLRFIPGCFAESRGWLPK, encoded by the coding sequence ATGAGCGACTACCCCAAGATGTACCTCTACCGCCGGCTCGTCCAGGCCAAGTTGTTTATCGACAGCCACTATGCCGAGGCCATCGACCTGGACCTTATTGCGGATGAGGCGAGCTTTTCCAAGTTTCATTTTATCAAACTTTTCAAAAGCACTTATCGCCGGACGCCCCACCAATACCTGACATTTATACGTATCCAGAAGGCAAAGGCGCTGCTCGACGCCGGCGGCCCGGTGACGGAGGTATGCTACGCCGTTGGGTTTGAAAGCTTGGGTTCCTTTAGTCTTTTGTTCAAGCGCGTCACCGGTCATACCCCCTCCGCCTACCTCGCACAGCAACAGGTCCTCAAGGCCGAAAAGGCGGCCGCCCCCCTCCGGTTCATACCCGGCTGTTTTGCAGAAAGCCGTGGCTGGCTTCCAAAATGA